A single Lactuca sativa cultivar Salinas chromosome 8, Lsat_Salinas_v11, whole genome shotgun sequence DNA region contains:
- the LOC111907593 gene encoding putative glycerol-3-phosphate transporter 4, which yields MGRMRRIPAGILVIRSIRGKDWSLKTYRYLTLFVTFFAYSSYHASRKPSSIVKSVLDPPRHDNHSNSNTNIPPWPWPMGDFFIPKMNDTYSDDGWAPFNGKDGTSKLGEIDVAFLAVYSLGMYVAGHLGDTLDLRLFLTTGMIGSGIFVALFGMGYFWDVHHFWYFLGMQMVAGLFQATGWPSVVAVIGNWFGKRRRGLIMGIWNAHTSVGNISGSLLAASVLDYGWGWCFILPAAFIVAAGVMVFLFLAAYPEDVGFLDPSDSSPNARGSIHDDNMMWEEGTSNDEEAPIPHIHSVNRRGVGFVGACFIPGVIPFALCLFFSKLVAYTFLFWLPFYLSQTEIGGERLSVKSAGNLSTLFDVGGIFGGILAGYISDRLKARATTAATFMYVAIPSMLLYRTYGNISKTMNIILMIIAGLFINGPYALITTAVSADLGTHSSLKGDSRALATVTAIIDGTGSIGAALGPLLTGFLSTKGWDAVFAMLMIGACIAGLLLTSLVCTELTERTALTSPRPRNNVEAPLSQSLLCQGRR from the exons ATGGGTAGAATGAGAAGGATACCTGCAGGGATTTTGGTGATAAGAAGCATTAGGGGAAAAGATTGGAGTTTGAAAACGTATAGATATCTCACCCTCTTTGTTACATTCTTTGCATACAGTTCATACCATGCATCGAGAAAACCTAGTAGCATTGTAAAAAGCGTGTTGGATCCTCCTCGCCATGACAATCACTCCAACTCCAATACTAACATTCCCCCGTGGCCATGGCCAATGGGAGACTTTTTTATCCCCAAAATGAATGATACTTATTCGGATGATGGATGGGCTCCATTCAACGGGAAAGATGGCACTTCAAAACTAGGGGAAATAGACGTTGCATTTCTAGCGGTTTATTCATTAGGGATGTACGTTGCTGGTCATTTAGGAGATACTTTGGATCTTCGATTGTTCTTGACAACTGGGATGATCGGGAGCGGAATCTTTGTGGCATTATTCGGGATGGGTTACTTTTGGGATGTTCatcatttttggtattttttgggGATGCAAATGGTTGCCGGATTGTTTCAGGCCACCGGTTGGCCATCGGTGGTGGCAGTGATTGGTAATTGGTTTGGTAAAAGGCGGAGGGGATTGATAATGGGGATTTGGAATGCTCATACATCTGTCGGCAATATCAGCGGTTCTCTTCTTGCCGCCAGTGTTCTTGATTACGGTTGGGGGTGGTGCTTTATTCTTCCGGCAGCTTTTATCGTGGCAGCCGGAGTCATGGTGTTTTTGTTCTTGGCCGCTTATCCAGAAGATGTAGGCTTCCTGGATCCAAGTGACTCTTCTCCAAATGCGAGAGGATCGATTCATGATGATAACATGATGTGGGAAGAGGGTACATCCAATGATGAGGAGGCCCCCATTCCTCACATTCATTCTGTTAATCGAAGAGGCGTTGGTTTTGTTGGAGCTTGTTTCATCCCTGGAGTAATTCCATTTGCATTATGCCTTTTTTTCTCAAAGCTTGTTGCATACACCTTTCTCTTTTGGTTGCCCTTTTATCTAAGTCAAACAG AGATCGGTGGAGAGCGTTTATCAGTAAAATCGGCCGGAAACCTGTCGACTTTATTCGATGTCGGGGGAATCTTCGGTGGAATTTTAGCCGGATATATTTCTGATAGACTAAAGGCACGTGCCACCACTGCCGCAACTTTTATGTATGTCGCCATCCCATCAATGCTTCTATATAGAACTTATGGAAACATCTCGAAGACCATGAACATTATCCTGATGATAATTGCGGGCCTGTTTATAAACGGGCCTTATGCCCTGATCACCACCGCGGTGTCCGCCGATCTTGGGACACATAGTTCTTTAAAAGGCGATTCACGGGCCTTGGCAACCGTGACTGCTATTATTGATGGCACCGGTTCTATCGGGGCGGCTTTGGGTCCGCTTTTGACTGGATTTCTTTCTACAAAAGGGTGGGACGCGGTATTCGCAATGTTGATGATTGGTGCCTGTATCGCGGGTCTACTCTTGACTAGTCTTGTTTGTACTGAACTCACGGAGAGGACGGCTTTGACAAGTCCTCGTCCACGAAACAATGTTGAAG CTCCTTTATCTCAATCACTTTTATGTCAAGGGAGGAGGTAG